One Tribolium castaneum strain GA2 chromosome 6, icTriCast1.1, whole genome shotgun sequence genomic window, tacaattagtaaaattgctaaaacatgttggcaagcaagatttatttttttcgcgcGAAGGCATTGTCGTCATAAactgtttatataaaatttcatatattacatggacaaatgttaaaataatattagaaaCTGTGCTTTGGGCAACCCCAAAGCGTTGCGCCAAATCAAGTTGAGGGAAATTGAGTCGTAATTTTACTAGGGTTAAAAAGAGTTGGTCAATTCTAGTTAACTTTTGGACTGTCCATTTgtggtaatattttatgtcCAACTTTTCGATTAAGTGAAACAATGCTTCGAAAATCTGGCTATTGGGAAGACCGGTATATAAAACAATGAGTTTGTCATTTCCTTGAACATTTTCATAGCAAAATCGTACTGTcagatattgtatttttgctttaagttcagcattttcctttttgagaaaatacatTTCTGCTTCAAGAGCCGCATGTGACACCAAGGGTGCTTGCACACCCATAGATTCTAACGGAGCATCTTGAATTATATCTGCTGGTGCTGCAACTACGGCTGTAGACGTCGATGGCACTTCCTCTAAATTCATTGTCGATGGTACTGTTTCTTCCGGTATATCAACACTATTCAAATGatcaaattgtaaatcaatttaaaactaggattcactttttaccttaatgATTCAGCGGAACTAGAACAAGAAGGGAGTCcttgttttttcatcttttttttttctggagattccacttgaaaataggctctttttgcgatattgtgcaaaaataattcaggacCATTTTCCTTTCTTCCATCCCGAAAATGGCAGCTGCAAACGTAGGCTCCTGGTCCGGGTTCTACATCTCttctacatttaacaatgaaacaagcaattaaaaattaatatcaaaacatctattaaaaattacctcaacaattttttccatagtGCTCGTTCTTTTCCCGACttaggaaaactaaaaaaatggcatttatcGCGAGTACTATAGTGTTTGCAATCTGGAGCCCAACACATTCCCATAGTTGTGATGTAAAAACCTACTACACATGAACTATCAAAGTAtcgcaacaaaatattattcacaaATCATACCTAATGATGTACCACAAAAATGAGATAATGTCTtggaaaaacagaattttaaaaattcaagaacaCGAAGATATGGAGAACGATCGGAAAAAACACGATAACAAAAGACACTCACGAAAGAAGCACAGAACTCACAACCCGTACTACTTTCAACCATGTATGTGCCTGAACCCTCTACCCTCGTATACCTGCTATTCATCCCTCGTGATGGGGGAGGGGGACAGAAAACAACCCGTTTATTGGGGTTGCGCCGGTTGCACCCCATGAATTCGTCATTCAGAAGAAATCCAATGTCATTAGTGTGGCAAACCATTTTTCCCTCAGTTTTAAAAGgccacataataatttacatcaatatgatgtccaaattaagaaaaactgaattttgaagtttgaaaaaagttaggttagaaaaggatttatgtgttcaacttacagaaatattagctcagttgctaaaatctttaagaaacgacattgcatttttcatagctatcatttctctgtaaaagtaatgttcctacacttctagcattaaagaaatacgaaaaacttttaaatgccCATAAGAAAAGCATTGAAAATGGCGATTGTTTAGCTTTAAGGTGCTGACCTACCTCAAATGTCTACGTCACACTGATAGCGCGTATATTCAATGTGAATAAACTTCTTTTTTATAAAGACACTATTATTAGGTTATCGATTTGATAAGTTGAGTGAACCGGAGAATCGATAAGTTATTGTCCGATGTggtcacttttatttatttacgaaCACCTAATTCAGGAGGTGTTGCGGTAATGCGTGACTAATGAGGTAATGAAATTGAGTCAGGGATTTGGTTACATTTGACCTCGACTTCTCCTGGAAATTCTTTTTATTACTGCTGATAAATTATAACTAATAAATGTTGACCACTTGCAAATGTTTAGTCTGCGATTAAAAATTACCGACTCTTTGCAGAGGAGTATCACATGCACCGgcaacttttttcaaatccctacataaaaaaatccagTTTTATTTCTTAGTAAATGAGgtaaaattagacaaaaacccTTGTTTCGAAAATATTCAAGGTCAGATTAAAATGCAAACGTTTCTTATCCGACAATGGCTACCATATAAAACCTAGTTTATACTTACTTAGACCATGTACAAAGTCTACATAGAGCGGGAAAAtcgaacaaatttttatatatacAATGCtaatgtaaaatgtaaaaataagtcGTGTCAAGGTTGCATTAAATCACGAATTTCGCGAGTCCCacaatttaattcgttttattgTTGCAAGACCAAGCAAAAGAAtttaacaagttttttattgtttacatcCCCTCAATACGCGCTATCAGTGTGACGTAGACATTTGAGGTAGGTCAGCACCTTAAAGCTAAACAATCGCCATTTTCAATGCTTTTCTTATGggcatttaaaagtttttcgtatttctttaatgctagaagtgtaggaacattacttttacagagaaatgatagctatgaaaaatgcaatgtcgtttcttaaagattttagcaactgagctaatatttctgtaagttgaacacataaatccttttctaacctaacttttttcaaacttcaaaattcagtttttcttaatttggacatcatattgatgtaaattattatgtggcCTTTTAAAACTGAGGGAAAAATGGTTTGCCACACTAATGACATTGGATTTCTTCTGAATGACGAATTCATGGGGTGCAACCGGCGCAACCCCAATAAACGGGTTGTTTTCTGTCCCCCTCCCCCATCACGAGGGATGAATAGCAGGTATACGAGGGTAGAGGGTTCAGGCACATACATGGTTGAAAGTAGTACGGGTTGTGAGTTCTGTGCTTCTTTCGTGAGTGTCTTTTGTTATCGTGTTTTTTCCGATCGTTCTCCATATCTTCGtgttcttgaatttttaaaattctgtttttccaAGACATTATCTCATTTTTGTGGTACATCATTAGGTATGATttgtgaataatattttgttgcgaTACTTTGATAGTTCATGTGTAGTAGGTTTTTACATCACAACTATGGGAATGTGTTGGGCTCCAGATTGCAAACACTATAGTACTCGCgataaatgccatttttttagttttcctaaGTCGGGAAAAGAACGAGCactatggaaaaaattgttgaggtaatttttaatagatgttttgatattaatttttaattgcttgtttcattgttaaatgtagaaGAGATGTAGAACCCGGACCAGGAGCCTACGTTTGCAGCTGCCATTTTCGGGATGGAAGAAAGGAAAATGgtcctgaattatttttgcacaatatcgcaaaaagagcctattttcaagtggaatctccagaaaaaaaaaagatgaaaaaacaagGACTCCCTTCTTGTTCTAGTTCCGCTGAATcattaaggtaaaaagtgaatcctagttttaaattgatttacaatttgatCATTTGAATAGTGTTGATATACCGGAAGAAACAGTACCATCGACAATGAATTTAGAGGAAGTGCCATCGACGTCTACAGCCGTAGTTGCAGCACCAGCAGATATAATTCAAGATGCTCCGTTAGAATCTATGGGTGTGCAAGCACCCTTGGTGTCACATGCGGCTCTTGAAGCAGAAatgtattttctcaaaaaggaaaatgctgaacttaaagcaaaaatacaatatctgACAGTACGATTTTGCTATGAAAATGTTCAAGGAAATGACAAACTCATTGTTTTATATACCGGTCTTCCCAATAGCCAGATTTTCGAAGCATTGTTTCACTTAATCGAAAAGTTGgacataaaatattaccacAAATGGACAGTCCAAAAGTTAACTAGAATTGACCAACTCTTTTTAACCCTAGTAAAATTACGACTCAATTTCCCTCAACTTGATTTGGCGCAACGCTTTGGGGTTGCCCAAAGCACAGtttctaatattattttaacatttgtccatgtaatatatgaaattttatataaacagtTTATGACGACAATGCCTTCgcgcgaaaaaaataaatcttgcttgccaacatgttttagcaattttactaattgtagAGCAGTTCTAGATTGTACCGAAATTTTCACTGTGGTATCACGTAAGTCTATGTcaacacagaaattaacaTATAGTACTTACAAACATCATAATACTTTCAAAGGGCTAATTGGAGTTGCACCCAATGGTGTCATCACATTTGTAAGTGATTTATACGTGGGATCAACTTCTGatcaaaaagttgttttaaattgtggaaTAATCGACATGTTAAAAACTGGAGATATGATTTTAGCCGATAAGGGATTTTTGATCCAAAATATTCTGCCACCAGGGGTCACTTTGAATATTCCaccttttttatcaaatgtccAATTTACACCAGAGCAAGTTAAGTGTACCGAAAATATTGCACGTGCAAGAATACACGTCGAAAGGGCAATACGccgattaaaatgttatcatattttaaattttttgccagagTCTTTGTGCCACTATGgagatattgtttttaaagcgACTGCCGCTTTAACAAACCTccaatttccattaattaaagaggtagcagaattgtttcaggattgtgatgattaaaataatgtaaaataaaaaccatctatttatatacagtttattattgtgaaataaaggaaatatattggtcaagataaaattcttttaaaatattgatattttctGACCACCCCggatctttttcaatttgaaatatctCTGTGCACTTTGGTGTCCACACGACAAAGTAGCAGATACTTCGACCAGTGATGTGCATTTGCCCCTGTACTTGGtggtaataattgtgattgctgttaagattaatgtcctcattttcatccctccaataaaaatattttttatccttcaGGGCTTCAGACAAACTGTCAGTGTCCCTATATTTATATGGGCATTTAATTTCGAGAATCCCATCTTCTTCCACTAATCCATCAGGACTTGCTCCCAAAAAGCCTGATTCTTccaacctacaaaaaaaagtaatattacattattcatCTAAGTTAtacgtgttaattattttcgacctaCCAAAATCCCGTCTCTTGGACTTTAAGATTCGTCGCTTCTTCAAATTCTCTGAGCGCTGTCTTCTCGTGGGTCTTACCCCACTGCACAGCAGCAACCCTGTCAAGCGAATAGCCTtccgccaaatttttaaataaagagggTGGGAATCTTCGTCTACTGCAAGCAGATAGTACCATGCCAAACCTGCTGGCCGTTAAACGATGTTTCCTTGCTACATGCCAATTTTCGTTAACATGTTGGCCCCGAGTGCACGCCTCAACCAGTTTAATGCGTGCCTCATCTATTCTGCACTTCTCCAAAAGAAACTTTTGTTTGTCTATGGCCTGCACGTATTCTAAGCTTTGTAGAATTTCTTCGAtatctgcaataatttttctggcttCTTCACTTGCTTCTGGTCTTAGGAGCCAAGTGAAGCCCACCACATTCGTGACGCCTATTTCGGCACGGAACTGAATAATTTCGTCCTCAGTAGAGGACCTAGACAGTG contains:
- the LOC107397789 gene encoding uncharacterized protein LOC107397789, producing MAEKHIVKFHFIAKFFGDGNRFLVRGENAFTSGHVTKFRFDGTVQPMRISAEVLPSMKKLNYTVEISYDLEEGVKTAHCTCPRGNVACHHMAAALYYAHYNVSATDIECQWSAPSKTTPQTEVIKLADVYKPKLSNYTALSRSSTEDEIIQFRAEIGVTNVVGFTWLLRPEASEEARKIIADIEEILQSLEYVQAIDKQKFLLEKCRIDEARIKLVEACTRGQHVNENWHVARKHRLTASRFGMVLSACSRRRFPPSLFKNLAEGYSLDRVAAVQWGKTHEKTALREFEEATNLKVQETGFWLEESGFLGASPDGLVEEDGILEIKCPYKYRDTDSLSEALKDKKYFYWRDENEDINLNSNHNYYHQVQGQMHITGRSICYFVVWTPKCTEIFQIEKDPGWSENINILKEFYLDQYISFISQ
- the LOC135266460 gene encoding uncharacterized protein LOC135266460, which translates into the protein MWPFKTEGKMVCHTNDIGFLLNDEFMGCNRRNPNKRVVFCPPPPSRGMNSRYTRVEGSGTYMVESSTGCEFCASFVSVFCYRVFSDRSPYLRVLEFLKFCFSKTLSHFCGTSLVGFYITTMGMCWAPDCKHYSTRDKCHFFSFPKSGKERALWKKLLRRDVEPGPGAYVCSCHFRDGRKENGPELFLHNIAKRAYFQVESPEKKKMKKQGLPSCSSSAESLSVDIPEETVPSTMNLEEVPSTSTAVVAAPADIIQDAPLESMGVQAPLVSHAALEAEMYFLKKENAELKAKIQYLTVRFCYENVQGNDKLIVLYTGLPNSQIFEALFHLIEKLDIKYYHKWTVQKLTRIDQLFLTLVKLRLNFPQLDLAQRFGVAQSTVSNIILTFVHVIYEILYKQFMTTMPSREKNKSCLPTCFSNFTNCRAVLDCTEIFTVVSRLIGVAPNGVITFVSDLYVGSTSDQKVVLNCGIIDMLKTGDMILADKGFLIQNILPPGVTLNIPPFLSNVQFTPEQVKCTENIARARIHVERAIRRLKCYHILNFLPESLCHYGDIVFKATAALTNLQFPLIKEVAELFQDCDD
- the LOC135266461 gene encoding uncharacterized protein LOC135266461, giving the protein MWPFKTEGKMVCHTNDIGFLLNDEFMGCNRRNPNKRVVFCPPPPSRGMNSRYTRVEGSGTYMVESSTGCEFCASFVSVFCYRVFSDRSPYLRVLEFLKFCFSKTLSHFCGTSLVGFYITTMGMCWAPDCKHYSTRDKCHFFSFPKSGKERALWKKLLRRDVEPGPGAYVCSCHFRDGRKENGPELFLHNIAKRAYFQVESPEKKKMKKQGLPSCSSSAESLSVDIPEETVPSTMNLEEVPSTSTAVVAAPADIIQDAPLESMGVQAPLVSHAALEAEMYFLKKENAELKAKIQYLTVRFCYENVQGNDKLIVLYTGLPNSQIFEALFHLIEKLDIKYYHKWTVQKLTRIDQLFLTLVKLRLNFPQLDLAQRFGVAQSTVSNIILTFVHVIYEILYKQFMTTMPSREKNKSCLPTCFSNFTNCRAVLDCTEIFTVVSRLIGVAPNGVITFVSDLYVGSTSDQKVVLNCGIIDMLKTGDMILADKGFLIQNILPPGVTLNIPPFLSNVQFTPEQVKCTENIARARIHVERAIRRLKCYHILNFLPESLCHYGDIVFKATAALTNLQFPLIKEVAELFQDCDD